Part of the Flavobacterium sp. MDT1-60 genome, CTGTTGATCTTTTTCTGGTAACTGGGTAAATTTTTGCCAAATGTTTTTAGTTTTGAAGGAAGACATTTGTCTTAAAAACTGGTCTTTATATTTTTTTTCGAATTCCTGCAGTAAATATGATTTTTCGCCTGTTTGATAATCTTTACCTGCTGCTTGCCAATATAAATGCTCGAAACTAGTTTCTAAATCAGTATGTTCATCAAAGTTTGCTTTGTATCTGCGATCTGTTAAATTGATTACATCAGTAGAAGCAAATTCAATTAAGCGATATTGCGCACTTTGAAATCCACTTGCCGGAGTCAGCGTGTTTCTGAATTTCATATACTGATCGATATCCATTCCGTTTTCCATAATACTGAACGAATTGGTAAGCATATCAAAATAACGAGTGATTCTTGATAATCTTTCACTAAAAAAGTCCACCTGAATATTTTCTGTGTCGGCGATTTGATCTATTTCCCACAAAATCATCTTAAAAATTAATTCGTTTACCTGATGGTACATAATAAAAACCATTTCATCAGGAAGTGTGGTGCGTTGTATTTGTAAATTTAAAAGCGCATCAGTTTGAATATAATCCCAATAGGTAATTGGTTTTGACCAAAGCAAGCCTTCAAGCTGTACGTCTGTTTTTTGATTTATAGCTTGAAATTTAAGGTCAATTTCTTTTAAGATTGATTCTGAATGATCAGTAAGGTTCATTATTTTTTTGCTTTAAATGGATATTTCAATCCTTTATATTCGTCGAGATCTGCTTTCAGGGATCCAACGGCAAGATCCGCTTTTATTCGTACCGGAACTTTATTATTGTCGTCTGTTATCCAGAGCGTTACGCTCTCTTTTTCTTTAAAAACTCTTCCTGTTTGTACCAGTGGTTTAAATACCATAGTAGAAACGGTTCCAAATTTAGTTGTAATATCCTGACGACCTATATATTTTAACTTAAATTTTGTGATTTCTTCATCAAAGAACATGTCAATTGTAATAGCATCGCCTGATTTCAGTTTGTCAATATTAGGATGATTTCGCAGATAATAAAAAGAGGAAATTATATCCTGCACATTATCATTAATAACAATTGTTTTTTCAGTCTTTCGTTTGTAATCTTTTACCAACACCCGATTTTCTGCCTGATTGAAAATTCCTTCCTGGTTTTTCGTATAACCACCTTCGTCTATTTTTCTAATATAACGGTATGGACTGCCGGTTTCCCTGTCAAAATAACTTTCATATAAATCTTCTACTTTAAAGAAAAACTTAGACATGCCGGTTGTATAACCTTTACCCACAGCATGATGTACCTTTTTATTGTTTATTGTAGCTTCTTTAATTTCGAGTGTAGCATAACCTGCATTGACAATTCCGTAGTGAATTCTGAATTTGAAGTATTCTCCCGTACCAAATGCATCTTCTTTTTGAGTGTCAAATGCCAGGGTAGTGAGAATTAATATGATGAGAACTAGCTTTTTCATAGTACAATC contains:
- a CDS encoding DUF3108 domain-containing protein, whose product is MKKLVLIILILTTLAFDTQKEDAFGTGEYFKFRIHYGIVNAGYATLEIKEATINNKKVHHAVGKGYTTGMSKFFFKVEDLYESYFDRETGSPYRYIRKIDEGGYTKNQEGIFNQAENRVLVKDYKRKTEKTIVINDNVQDIISSFYYLRNHPNIDKLKSGDAITIDMFFDEEITKFKLKYIGRQDITTKFGTVSTMVFKPLVQTGRVFKEKESVTLWITDDNNKVPVRIKADLAVGSLKADLDEYKGLKYPFKAKK
- a CDS encoding tryptophan 2,3-dioxygenase family protein → MNLTDHSESILKEIDLKFQAINQKTDVQLEGLLWSKPITYWDYIQTDALLNLQIQRTTLPDEMVFIMYHQVNELIFKMILWEIDQIADTENIQVDFFSERLSRITRYFDMLTNSFSIMENGMDIDQYMKFRNTLTPASGFQSAQYRLIEFASTDVINLTDRRYKANFDEHTDLETSFEHLYWQAAGKDYQTGEKSYLLQEFEKKYKDQFLRQMSSFKTKNIWQKFTQLPEKDQQNDELIQAMRHYDKTVNITWVMQHLNTARKYILESGKGNGEATGGSDWQKYMHPKYQRRIFFPKLWTEDELSNWGNEETI